The Papio anubis isolate 15944 chromosome 1, Panubis1.0, whole genome shotgun sequence genome window below encodes:
- the CAMTA1 gene encoding calmodulin-binding transcription activator 1 isoform X24, which translates to MSILERLEQMERRMAEMTGSQQHKQASGGGSSGGGSGSGNGGSQAQCASGTGALGSCFESRVVVVCEKMMSRACWAKSKHLIHSKTFRGMTLLHLAAAQGYATLIQTLIKWRTKHADSIDLELEVDPLNVDHFSCTPLMWACALGHLEAAVVLYKWDRRAISIPDSLGRLPLGIARSRGHVKLAECLEHLQRDEQAQLGQNPRIHCPASEEPSTESWMAQWHSEAISSPEIPKGVTVIASTNPVQVTGNPKGTSVGKEAAPSQVRPREPMSVLMMANREVVNTELGSYRDSAENEECAQPMDDIQVNMMTLAEHIIEATPDRIKQENFVPMESSGLERTDPATISSTMSWLASYLADADCLPSAAQIRSAYNEPLTPSSNTSLSPVGSPVSEIAFEKPNLPSAADWSEFLSASTSEKVENEFAQLTLSDHEQRELYEAARLVQTAFRKYKGRPLREQQEVAAAVIQRCYRKYKQYALYKKMTQAAILIQSKFRSYYEQKKFQQSRRAAVLIQKYYRSYKKCGKRRQARRTAVIVQQKLRSSLLTKKQDQAARKIMRFLRRCRHRVKELKKAKELEDIQQHPLAM; encoded by the exons ATGTCCATCCTGGAACGACTGGAGCAGATGGAGAGGAGGATGGCTGAGATGACGGGGTCCCAGCAGCACAAACAGGCGAGCGGAGGCGGCAGCAGTGGAGGCGGCAGCGGGAGCGGGAATGGAGGGAGCCAGGCACAG TGTGCTTCTGGTACCGGGGCCTTGGGGAGCTGCTTTGAGAGCCGTGTGGTCGTGGTATGCGAGAAGATGATGAGCCGAGCCTGCTGGGCGAAGTCCAAGCACTTGATCCACTCAAAGACGTTCCGCGGAATGACCCTCCTCCACCTGGCCGCTGCCCAGGGCTATGCCACCCTAATCCAGACCCTCATCAAATGGCG TACAAAGCACGCGGATAGCATTGACCTGGAACTGGAAGTTGACCCTTTGAATGTGGATCACTTCTCCTGTACCCCTCTG ATGTGGGCGTGTGCCCTAGGGCACTTGGAAGCTGCCGTCGTGCTGTACAAGTGGGACCGTCGGGCCATCTCGATTCCTGACTCTCTAGGAAGGCTGCCTTTGGGAATTGCCAGGTCACGGGGTCATGTGAAATTAGCAGAGTGTCTGGAGCACCTGCAGAGAGATGAGCAGGCTCAGCTGGGACAGAACCCCAGAATCCACTGTCCTGCAAGTGAAGAGCCCAGCACAGAGAGCTGGATGGCCCAGTGGCACAGCGAAGCCATCAGCTCTCCAGAAATACCCAAGGGAGTCACTGTTATTGCAAGCACCAACCCAG TACAGGTGACTGGAAATCCGAAGGGGACCAGTGTAGGAAAGGAGGCAGCACCTTCACAGGTGCGTCCACGGGAACCAATGAGTGTCCTGATGATGGCTAACAGAGAGGTGGTGAATACAGAGCTGGGGTCCTACCGTGATAGTGCAGAAAATGAAGAATGCGCCCAGCCCATGGATGACATACAG gtgaacATGATGACCTTGGCAGAACACATTATTGAAGCTACACCTGACCGAATCAAGCAGGAGAATTTTGTGCCCATGGAGTCCTCAGGATTGGAAAGAACAGACCCTGCCACCATCAGCAGTACAATGAGCTGGCTGGCCAGTTACCTAGCGGATGCTGACTGCCTGCCCAGTGCTGCCCAGATCCG AAGTGCATATAACGAGCCTCTAACCCCTTCTTCTAATACCAGCTTGAGCCCTGTTGGCTCTCCCGTCAGTGAAATCGCTTTCGAGAAGCCTAACCTTCCCTCCGCCGCGGATTGGTCAGAATTCCTGAGTGCATCTACCAGTGAGAAGGTAGAGAATGAGTTTGCTCAGCTCACTCTGTCTGATCATGAACAGAGAGAACTCTATGAGGCCGCCAGGCTTGTCCAGACAGCCTTCCGGAAATACAAG GGTCGACCCTTGCGGGAACAGCAAGAAGTAGCTGCTGCTGTCATTCAGCGttgttacagaaaatataaacag TATGCACTTTATAAAAAGATGACACAGGCTGCCATCCTTATCCAGAGCAAATTCCGAAGTTACTATgaacaaaaaaaattccagcagAGCCGACGGGCTGCTGTGCTGATCCAAAAGTACTACCGAAGTTATAAGAAATGTGGCAAAAGACGGCAGGCTCGCCGGACGGCTGTGATTGTACAACAGAAACTCAG gagcagtttgctaaccaAAAAGCAGGATCAAGCTGCTCGAAAAATAATGAGGTTTCTACGCCGCTGTCGCCACAG
- the CAMTA1 gene encoding calmodulin-binding transcription activator 1 isoform X17, giving the protein MSILERLEQMERRMAEMTGSQQHKQASGGGSSGGGSGSGNGGSQAQCASGTGALGSCFESRVVVVCEKMMSRACWAKSKHLIHSKTFRGMTLLHLAAAQGYATLIQTLIKWRTKHADSIDLELEVDPLNVDHFSCTPLMWACALGHLEAAVVLYKWDRRAISIPDSLGRLPLGIARSRGHVKLAECLEHLQRDEQAQLGQNPRIHCPASEEPSTESWMAQWHSEAISSPEIPKGVTVIASTNPELRRPRSEPSNYYSSESHKDYPAPKKHKLNPEYFQTRQEKLLPTALSLEEPNIRKQSPSSKQSVPETLSPSEGVRDFSRELSPPTPETAAFQASGSQPVGKWNSKDLYIGVSTVQVTGNPKGTSVGKEAAPSQVRPREPMSVLMMANREVVNTELGSYRDSAENEECAQPMDDIQVNMMTLAEHIIEATPDRIKQENFVPMESSGLERTDPATISSTMSWLASYLADADCLPSAAQIRSAYNEPLTPSSNTSLSPVGSPVSEIAFEKPNLPSAADWSEFLSASTSEKVENEFAQLTLSDHEQRELYEAARLVQTAFRKYKGRPLREQQEVAAAVIQRCYRKYKQLTWIALKYALYKKMTQAAILIQSKFRSYYEQKKFQQSRRAAVLIQKYYRSYKKCGKRRQARRTAVIVQQKLRSSLLTKKQDQAARKIMRFLRRCRHSPLVDHRLYKREMNIFGTQWCVLNCRQHALCHSYWASLSFLFCNPNEISGKWQDLSFPKFPTSYCSSESNR; this is encoded by the exons ATGTCCATCCTGGAACGACTGGAGCAGATGGAGAGGAGGATGGCTGAGATGACGGGGTCCCAGCAGCACAAACAGGCGAGCGGAGGCGGCAGCAGTGGAGGCGGCAGCGGGAGCGGGAATGGAGGGAGCCAGGCACAG TGTGCTTCTGGTACCGGGGCCTTGGGGAGCTGCTTTGAGAGCCGTGTGGTCGTGGTATGCGAGAAGATGATGAGCCGAGCCTGCTGGGCGAAGTCCAAGCACTTGATCCACTCAAAGACGTTCCGCGGAATGACCCTCCTCCACCTGGCCGCTGCCCAGGGCTATGCCACCCTAATCCAGACCCTCATCAAATGGCG TACAAAGCACGCGGATAGCATTGACCTGGAACTGGAAGTTGACCCTTTGAATGTGGATCACTTCTCCTGTACCCCTCTG ATGTGGGCGTGTGCCCTAGGGCACTTGGAAGCTGCCGTCGTGCTGTACAAGTGGGACCGTCGGGCCATCTCGATTCCTGACTCTCTAGGAAGGCTGCCTTTGGGAATTGCCAGGTCACGGGGTCATGTGAAATTAGCAGAGTGTCTGGAGCACCTGCAGAGAGATGAGCAGGCTCAGCTGGGACAGAACCCCAGAATCCACTGTCCTGCAAGTGAAGAGCCCAGCACAGAGAGCTGGATGGCCCAGTGGCACAGCGAAGCCATCAGCTCTCCAGAAATACCCAAGGGAGTCACTGTTATTGCAAGCACCAACCCAG AGCTGAGAAGACCTCGTTCTGAACCCTCTAATTACTACAGCAGTGAGAGCCACAAAGATTATCCGGCTCCCAAAAAGCATAAATTGAACCCTGAGTACTTCCAGACAAGGCAGGAGAAGCTGCTTCCCACTGCACTGAGTCTGGAAGAGCCAAATATCAGGAAGCAAAGCCCTAGTTCTAAGCAGTCTGTCCCCGAGACACTCAGCCCCAGTGAAGGAGTGAGGGACTTCAGCCGGGAACTCTCCCCTCCCACTCCAGAGACTGCAGCATTTCAAGCCTCTGGATCTCAGCCTGTAGGAAAGTGGAATTCCAAAGATCTTTACATTGGTGTGTCTACAGTACAGGTGACTGGAAATCCGAAGGGGACCAGTGTAGGAAAGGAGGCAGCACCTTCACAGGTGCGTCCACGGGAACCAATGAGTGTCCTGATGATGGCTAACAGAGAGGTGGTGAATACAGAGCTGGGGTCCTACCGTGATAGTGCAGAAAATGAAGAATGCGCCCAGCCCATGGATGACATACAG gtgaacATGATGACCTTGGCAGAACACATTATTGAAGCTACACCTGACCGAATCAAGCAGGAGAATTTTGTGCCCATGGAGTCCTCAGGATTGGAAAGAACAGACCCTGCCACCATCAGCAGTACAATGAGCTGGCTGGCCAGTTACCTAGCGGATGCTGACTGCCTGCCCAGTGCTGCCCAGATCCG AAGTGCATATAACGAGCCTCTAACCCCTTCTTCTAATACCAGCTTGAGCCCTGTTGGCTCTCCCGTCAGTGAAATCGCTTTCGAGAAGCCTAACCTTCCCTCCGCCGCGGATTGGTCAGAATTCCTGAGTGCATCTACCAGTGAGAAGGTAGAGAATGAGTTTGCTCAGCTCACTCTGTCTGATCATGAACAGAGAGAACTCTATGAGGCCGCCAGGCTTGTCCAGACAGCCTTCCGGAAATACAAG GGTCGACCCTTGCGGGAACAGCAAGAAGTAGCTGCTGCTGTCATTCAGCGttgttacagaaaatataaacag CTGACATGGATAGCCTTGAAG TATGCACTTTATAAAAAGATGACACAGGCTGCCATCCTTATCCAGAGCAAATTCCGAAGTTACTATgaacaaaaaaaattccagcagAGCCGACGGGCTGCTGTGCTGATCCAAAAGTACTACCGAAGTTATAAGAAATGTGGCAAAAGACGGCAGGCTCGCCGGACGGCTGTGATTGTACAACAGAAACTCAG gagcagtttgctaaccaAAAAGCAGGATCAAGCTGCTCGAAAAATAATGAGGTTTCTACGCCGCTGTCGCCACAG CCCCCTGGTGGACCATAGGCTGTACAAAAGG GAAATGAATATTTTTGGAACACAGTGGTGTGTGTTAAATTGCAGACAACATGCTCTGTGTCATTCTTATTGGGcctctctgtcttttttgttttgcaatCCAAATGAGATTTCTGGAAAATGGCAAGATCTCTCTTTTCCTAAATTCCCCACAAGCTATTGCAGCTCTGAAAGCAACAGGTAA
- the CAMTA1 gene encoding calmodulin-binding transcription activator 1 isoform X19, translating to MSILERLEQMERRMAEMTGSQQHKQASGGGSSGGGSGSGNGGSQAQCASGTGALGSCFESRVVVVCEKMMSRACWAKSKHLIHSKTFRGMTLLHLAAAQGYATLIQTLIKWRTKHADSIDLELEVDPLNVDHFSCTPLMWACALGHLEAAVVLYKWDRRAISIPDSLGRLPLGIARSRGHVKLAECLEHLQRDEQAQLGQNPRIHCPASEEPSTESWMAQWHSEAISSPEIPKGVTVIASTNPELRRPRSEPSNYYSSESHKDYPAPKKHKLNPEYFQTRQEKLLPTALSLEEPNIRKQSPSSKQSVPETLSPSEGVRDFSRELSPPTPETAAFQASGSQPVGKWNSKDLYIGVSTVQVTGNPKGTSVGKEAAPSQVRPREPMSVLMMANREVVNTELGSYRDSAENEECAQPMDDIQVNMMTLAEHIIEATPDRIKQENFVPMESSGLERTDPATISSTMSWLASYLADADCLPSAAQIRSAYNEPLTPSSNTSLSPVGSPVSEIAFEKPNLPSAADWSEFLSASTSEKVENEFAQLTLSDHEQRELYEAARLVQTAFRKYKGRPLREQQEVAAAVIQRCYRKYKQLTWIALKYALYKKMTQAAILIQSKFRSYYEQKKFQQSRRAAVLIQKYYRSYKKCGKRRQARRTAVIVQQKLRSSLLTKKQDQAARKIMRFLRRCRHSPLVDHRLYKRSERIEKGQGT from the exons ATGTCCATCCTGGAACGACTGGAGCAGATGGAGAGGAGGATGGCTGAGATGACGGGGTCCCAGCAGCACAAACAGGCGAGCGGAGGCGGCAGCAGTGGAGGCGGCAGCGGGAGCGGGAATGGAGGGAGCCAGGCACAG TGTGCTTCTGGTACCGGGGCCTTGGGGAGCTGCTTTGAGAGCCGTGTGGTCGTGGTATGCGAGAAGATGATGAGCCGAGCCTGCTGGGCGAAGTCCAAGCACTTGATCCACTCAAAGACGTTCCGCGGAATGACCCTCCTCCACCTGGCCGCTGCCCAGGGCTATGCCACCCTAATCCAGACCCTCATCAAATGGCG TACAAAGCACGCGGATAGCATTGACCTGGAACTGGAAGTTGACCCTTTGAATGTGGATCACTTCTCCTGTACCCCTCTG ATGTGGGCGTGTGCCCTAGGGCACTTGGAAGCTGCCGTCGTGCTGTACAAGTGGGACCGTCGGGCCATCTCGATTCCTGACTCTCTAGGAAGGCTGCCTTTGGGAATTGCCAGGTCACGGGGTCATGTGAAATTAGCAGAGTGTCTGGAGCACCTGCAGAGAGATGAGCAGGCTCAGCTGGGACAGAACCCCAGAATCCACTGTCCTGCAAGTGAAGAGCCCAGCACAGAGAGCTGGATGGCCCAGTGGCACAGCGAAGCCATCAGCTCTCCAGAAATACCCAAGGGAGTCACTGTTATTGCAAGCACCAACCCAG AGCTGAGAAGACCTCGTTCTGAACCCTCTAATTACTACAGCAGTGAGAGCCACAAAGATTATCCGGCTCCCAAAAAGCATAAATTGAACCCTGAGTACTTCCAGACAAGGCAGGAGAAGCTGCTTCCCACTGCACTGAGTCTGGAAGAGCCAAATATCAGGAAGCAAAGCCCTAGTTCTAAGCAGTCTGTCCCCGAGACACTCAGCCCCAGTGAAGGAGTGAGGGACTTCAGCCGGGAACTCTCCCCTCCCACTCCAGAGACTGCAGCATTTCAAGCCTCTGGATCTCAGCCTGTAGGAAAGTGGAATTCCAAAGATCTTTACATTGGTGTGTCTACAGTACAGGTGACTGGAAATCCGAAGGGGACCAGTGTAGGAAAGGAGGCAGCACCTTCACAGGTGCGTCCACGGGAACCAATGAGTGTCCTGATGATGGCTAACAGAGAGGTGGTGAATACAGAGCTGGGGTCCTACCGTGATAGTGCAGAAAATGAAGAATGCGCCCAGCCCATGGATGACATACAG gtgaacATGATGACCTTGGCAGAACACATTATTGAAGCTACACCTGACCGAATCAAGCAGGAGAATTTTGTGCCCATGGAGTCCTCAGGATTGGAAAGAACAGACCCTGCCACCATCAGCAGTACAATGAGCTGGCTGGCCAGTTACCTAGCGGATGCTGACTGCCTGCCCAGTGCTGCCCAGATCCG AAGTGCATATAACGAGCCTCTAACCCCTTCTTCTAATACCAGCTTGAGCCCTGTTGGCTCTCCCGTCAGTGAAATCGCTTTCGAGAAGCCTAACCTTCCCTCCGCCGCGGATTGGTCAGAATTCCTGAGTGCATCTACCAGTGAGAAGGTAGAGAATGAGTTTGCTCAGCTCACTCTGTCTGATCATGAACAGAGAGAACTCTATGAGGCCGCCAGGCTTGTCCAGACAGCCTTCCGGAAATACAAG GGTCGACCCTTGCGGGAACAGCAAGAAGTAGCTGCTGCTGTCATTCAGCGttgttacagaaaatataaacag CTGACATGGATAGCCTTGAAG TATGCACTTTATAAAAAGATGACACAGGCTGCCATCCTTATCCAGAGCAAATTCCGAAGTTACTATgaacaaaaaaaattccagcagAGCCGACGGGCTGCTGTGCTGATCCAAAAGTACTACCGAAGTTATAAGAAATGTGGCAAAAGACGGCAGGCTCGCCGGACGGCTGTGATTGTACAACAGAAACTCAG gagcagtttgctaaccaAAAAGCAGGATCAAGCTGCTCGAAAAATAATGAGGTTTCTACGCCGCTGTCGCCACAG CCCCCTGGTGGACCATAGGCTGTACAAAAGG